The Microbacterium maritypicum genome contains a region encoding:
- a CDS encoding TetR/AcrR family transcriptional regulator produces MSSPGRAGRPKASSRETLAEAACELFLERGYDATSVADITQRAGVSRSSFFNYFASKSDVLWSGVDERIGQAIASLERLDRAATGDEVRDILLRVVHDFAPDPLALALRNARAMGLEDELVRDTGLRLARLSTAVSRAASAAGVDVIRADILGAAHAAAVLSSLRVWAEQGAGRGTPETVLREALGTIHDLPWS; encoded by the coding sequence ATGAGTTCCCCTGGCAGGGCCGGTCGCCCCAAGGCGTCTTCGCGAGAGACGCTCGCAGAAGCTGCGTGCGAGCTCTTCCTCGAACGCGGATACGACGCCACGTCAGTCGCTGACATCACCCAGCGCGCCGGCGTCAGCCGATCCAGCTTCTTCAACTACTTCGCGTCGAAGAGCGACGTGCTGTGGTCGGGTGTCGACGAGCGCATCGGTCAGGCCATCGCTTCTCTCGAGCGGCTCGACAGGGCAGCGACCGGGGACGAGGTTCGCGACATCCTGCTGCGTGTGGTGCACGACTTCGCCCCTGATCCGCTCGCGCTCGCTCTTCGGAACGCTCGGGCGATGGGGTTGGAGGACGAGCTCGTCCGCGACACCGGACTCCGCCTCGCCCGCCTGTCCACGGCGGTGTCGCGTGCGGCGTCCGCCGCCGGGGTCGATGTCATCCGCGCCGATATCCTGGGGGCCGCTCACGCGGCGGCGGTGCTGTCATCCTTGCGGGTCTGGGCGGAACAGGGAGCCGGACGCGGCACTCCCGAGACCGTCCTCCGGGAAGCGCTGGGGACGATCCACGACCTGCCCTGGTCCTGA
- a CDS encoding EamA family transporter, with product MNRLTLVLSTALAPIAWGTTYLVTTDLLPAGHPLFAGLLRSLPAGLLAVLISRRLPHGSWWWKSLALGALNIGAFFPLLFLAAERLPGGVAAAVAGAQPLIVLALGALVLHERIRPLTAAAAAVGAGGVALVVLGPAAELDLWGILAALGGVTATGVGMILTKRWGRPVGVGPVSYAGWQLSAGGLLLLPLTLIVEGVPATIDGGAALGYLWLATAGGIVAYTLWFRGVQQLPVIAPGLLALLSPIVATVLGVLISGERFTPLQATGFVLTLGALVLGQLVSRPKPPHARSMQATVSPSLTAPR from the coding sequence ATGAACCGCCTGACACTGGTGTTGTCGACCGCCCTCGCCCCCATCGCCTGGGGAACCACCTACCTGGTCACCACAGATCTGCTTCCCGCCGGCCATCCGCTGTTCGCGGGGCTCCTCCGTTCACTCCCCGCGGGGCTGCTCGCCGTCCTCATCAGTCGTCGACTCCCCCACGGCTCCTGGTGGTGGAAGTCTCTCGCACTCGGAGCGCTCAACATCGGCGCCTTCTTCCCGCTGCTCTTCCTCGCCGCCGAGCGACTCCCGGGAGGCGTCGCCGCCGCCGTCGCCGGTGCACAGCCGCTCATCGTCCTGGCGCTCGGAGCCCTCGTGCTGCACGAACGGATCCGACCGCTCACCGCTGCCGCAGCGGCCGTCGGCGCGGGAGGAGTGGCTCTGGTGGTCCTGGGGCCCGCCGCTGAGCTCGACCTCTGGGGAATCCTGGCTGCCCTCGGGGGCGTCACGGCGACGGGTGTCGGGATGATCCTGACCAAGCGCTGGGGCCGTCCCGTCGGGGTGGGCCCCGTGTCCTACGCCGGTTGGCAGCTCAGCGCGGGCGGCCTGTTGCTGCTGCCGCTCACGCTGATCGTCGAGGGCGTGCCGGCGACGATCGACGGCGGTGCAGCCCTCGGATACCTGTGGCTGGCCACCGCCGGGGGGATCGTCGCCTACACGCTGTGGTTCCGCGGTGTGCAGCAGCTGCCGGTGATCGCTCCGGGCCTTCTGGCCCTGCTCTCCCCCATCGTCGCGACGGTCCTGGGCGTGCTGATCTCGGGCGAGCGGTTCACGCCGCTGCAGGCGACCGGGTTCGTGCTCACCCTCGGCGCTCTGGTACTGGGACAGCTCGTCTCGCGGCCGAAGCCACCTCACGCTCGAAGCATGCAGGCGACGGTGTCGCCGTCTCTCACAGCGCCGCGCTGA
- the ffh gene encoding signal recognition particle protein: MATFGTLSDRLTETFRNLRTKGKLTAADVDGTVREIRRALLDADVALVVVKEFTAKVRERALGDEVNKALNPAQQVVQIVNEELVQILGGEQRRLQFAKTAPTVIMLAGLQGSGKTTFAGKLAKQLEGEGHTPLLVAADLQRPNAVTQLQVVAEQAGASVYAPEPGNGVGDPVKVSRDGVEYARRQQHDVVIIDTAGRLGVDAELMKQAADIRKAVNPDEVLFVIDAMIGQDAVNTAKAFQEGVDFTGVVLSKLDGDARGGAALSVASVTGRPIIFASTGERLEDLEPFHPDRMASRILDLGDILTLIEQAQQAFDEEEAMKMAEKLATEAFTLEDFLDQLQQMKKMGSMKKMLGMLPGMGQMKQQLEDFDEREIDRTEAIIRSMTPGERRNPKVLNGSRRLRIARGSGMTVTDVNQLVQRFEQAAKMMKTVARGGTPNIPGMGAVPGMGRPGASSKRGKKAKSSGGSRSGNPAKRAAENAGIASSATPTGSGSGFGLGGGAAKAPSEADLAEIQKLFGKS; this comes from the coding sequence ATGGCTACATTTGGCACGCTCTCCGATCGGCTCACCGAGACCTTCCGCAATCTGCGCACGAAGGGAAAGCTCACCGCGGCCGACGTCGACGGCACCGTGCGCGAGATCCGACGCGCCCTGCTCGACGCCGACGTCGCGCTCGTGGTCGTCAAGGAATTCACGGCGAAGGTGCGCGAACGCGCCCTCGGCGACGAGGTCAACAAGGCGCTGAACCCAGCCCAGCAGGTCGTGCAGATCGTCAACGAGGAACTCGTGCAGATCCTCGGCGGAGAGCAGCGTCGTCTGCAGTTCGCGAAGACCGCGCCGACCGTGATCATGCTCGCGGGCCTGCAGGGCTCCGGTAAGACCACCTTCGCAGGCAAGCTCGCCAAGCAGCTCGAGGGTGAGGGGCACACGCCGCTGCTCGTCGCGGCTGACCTCCAGCGCCCGAACGCGGTCACCCAGCTCCAGGTCGTCGCGGAGCAGGCCGGCGCATCTGTCTACGCACCGGAGCCGGGCAACGGCGTCGGCGATCCCGTGAAGGTGTCGCGTGACGGCGTCGAGTACGCGCGACGGCAGCAGCACGACGTCGTGATCATCGACACCGCCGGCCGTCTCGGCGTCGATGCCGAGCTCATGAAGCAGGCCGCCGACATCCGCAAGGCTGTGAACCCGGATGAGGTCCTGTTCGTCATCGACGCGATGATCGGTCAGGACGCCGTGAACACCGCCAAGGCGTTCCAGGAGGGTGTCGACTTCACCGGAGTCGTGCTGTCGAAGCTCGACGGCGACGCCCGCGGTGGCGCCGCACTCTCGGTGGCCTCCGTCACCGGCCGCCCGATCATCTTCGCCTCGACGGGCGAGCGTCTCGAAGACCTCGAGCCGTTCCACCCCGACCGTATGGCGAGCCGCATCCTCGACCTCGGCGACATCCTGACCCTCATCGAGCAGGCGCAGCAGGCCTTCGATGAGGAAGAGGCCATGAAGATGGCCGAGAAGCTCGCGACCGAGGCCTTCACGCTCGAGGACTTCCTCGACCAGCTTCAGCAGATGAAGAAGATGGGCTCGATGAAGAAGATGCTCGGGATGCTCCCGGGCATGGGGCAGATGAAGCAGCAGCTCGAAGATTTCGACGAGCGTGAGATCGACCGCACCGAAGCCATCATCCGCTCGATGACGCCGGGCGAGCGACGCAACCCCAAGGTCCTGAACGGATCACGCCGTCTGCGTATCGCACGCGGATCCGGAATGACGGTCACCGATGTCAACCAGCTCGTGCAGCGCTTCGAGCAGGCCGCGAAGATGATGAAGACCGTTGCTCGTGGCGGCACCCCCAACATTCCCGGTATGGGGGCCGTTCCCGGCATGGGGCGTCCCGGTGCATCTTCCAAGCGCGGCAAGAAGGCCAAGTCCTCCGGCGGCTCCCGCTCGGGAAACCCCGCCAAGCGCGCGGCCGAGAATGCGGGGATCGCGTCATCCGCGACGCCCACCGGTTCCGGTTCCGGGTTCGGCCTCGGCGGCGGAGCGGCGAAGGCTCCGAGTGAGGCGGACCTCGCGGAGATCCAAAAGCTCTTCGGTAAGAGCTGA